The proteins below are encoded in one region of Agelaius phoeniceus isolate bAgePho1 chromosome 35, bAgePho1.hap1, whole genome shotgun sequence:
- the SUOX gene encoding sulfite oxidase, mitochondrial isoform X1, with the protein MALGAGRTGTGMGVTGAVSRYPVPAPAALSPPAAAAAAAMLLLRAMAGRRLPPLMQLPRGCSRLAAGSAAPGGHREATAGGHREATPGGHREATSGGGHRGAAPGGHRGAAPVLAALLGLGVVLAYGERRRRTAQAARATPAPQFPRYTRAEVAQHRTPKERVWVTYGTDVFDVTEFVEMHPGGPDKILLAAGGALEPFWALYAVHGQPHVLELLREYKVGELSPEDAAPPPGDTADPFAGDPPRHPALRVNSLKPFNAEPPPELLTQSFLTPNELFFTRNHLPVPAVEPGSYRLRVEGPGGRALSLSLPELRQRFPKHEVTATLQCAGNRRSEMSRVRPVKGLAWDIGAISTARWGGARLRDVLLAAGVRDSTGDGEWHVCFEGLDADASGTPYGASIPLKRALSAEAEVLLAYEMNGRELPRDHGFPVRVVVPGVVGARSVKWLRSVAVSPSESPSHWQQNDYKGFCPSVDWDSVDFGAAPAIQELPVQSAITEPRPGAAVPAGELTVKGYAWSGGGREVVRVDVSLDGGRTWREAELGPRPERGRGWAWALWELRAPVPAGARLELVCKAVDRSYNVQPDTVGPIWNLRGVLSNAWHRVPITVTK; encoded by the exons ATGGCGCTGGGAGCAGGAAGAACCGGGACGGGGATGGG CGTCACCGGAGCCGTTTCCCGGTACCCGGTGCCCGCCCCAGCCGCGCTCTCCCctcccgctgccgccgccgccgccgcgatGCTGCTGCTCCGGGCCATGGCCGGCCGCAG gcTCCCGCCGCTGATGCAGCTGCCCCGCGGCTGCTCCCGGTTGGCCGCCGGTAGCGCGGCCccggggggacaccgggaaGCGACAGCGGGGGGACACCGGGAAGCGACACCGGGAGGACACCGGGAAGCGACATCCGGGGGGGGACACCGAGGAGCGGCCCCGGGAGGACACCGAGGAGCGGCCCCGGTGCTGGCGGCGCTGCTCGGGCTCGGGGTCGTCCTGGCCTACGGAGAGCGGCGGCGGAGG ACCGCCCAGGCCGCCCGGGCCACCCCCGCGCCGCAGTTCCCCCGGTACACGCGGGCGGAGGTGGCGCAGCACCGCACCCCGAAGGAGCGCGTGTGGGTCACCTACGGCACCGACGTGTTCGACGTTACCGAATTCGTGGAGATGCACCCGGGGGGACCGGACAAGATCCTGCTGGCGGCCGGGGGAGCCCTGGAGCCCTTCTGGGCTCTCTACGCCGTTCACGGCCAGCCCCACGTCCTGGAGCTGCTCCGCGAATACAAAGTGGGCGAGCTGAGCCCCGAGGACGCGGCGCCGCCACCGGGGGACACCGCGGACCCGTTCGCCGGGGACCCCCCGCGCCACCCGGCGCTGCGGGTGAACAGCCTGAAGCCTTTTAACGCCGAGCCGCCGCCGGAGCTGCTCACGCAGAGCTTCCTGACGCCCAACGAGCTTTTCTTCACCCGCAACCACCTCCCGGTGCCCGCCGTGGAGCCGGGCTCCTACCGGCTGCGCGTGGAGGGGCCCGGTGGCCGCGCGTTGTCGCTGTCGCTGCCGGAGCTGCGGCAGCGCTTCCCGAAGCACGAGGTGACGGCCACGCTGCAGTGCGCCGGGAACCGGAGATCCGAGATGAGCCGCGTCCGGCCGGTCAAGGGGCTGGCGTGGGACATCGGTGCCATCAGCACGGCGCGCTGGGGAGGAGCCCGGCTCCGGGACGTGCTGCTGGCCGCCGGTGTCCGCGACAGCACCGGCGACGGCGAGTGGCACGTGTGCTTCGAAGGGCTGGACGCGGACGCTTCGGGGACGCCGTACGGAGCGTCCATCCCGTTAAAACGGGCGCTGAGCGCCGAGGCCGAGGTGCTGCTGGCGTACGAGATGAACGGGCGGGAGCTGCCGCGGGATCACGGCTTCCCGGTGCGCGTGGTGGTGCCCGGCGTGGTCGGGGCGCGCAGCGTGAAGTGGCTGCGGAGCGTGGCGGTGTCGCCCTCCGAGAGCCCGAGCCACTGGCAGCAGAACGACTACAAAGGGTTCTGTCCGTCCGTGGATTGGGATTCCGTGGATTTCGGGGCCGCCCCCGCCATCCAGGAGCTGCCGGTGCAGTCGGCGATCAccgagccccggcccggcgccgcCGTGCCCGCCGGGGAGCTGACGGTGAAGGGATACGCGTGGAGcggaggaggaagggaggtgGTCAGG GTGGACGTGTCCCTGGACGGGGGCCGGACGTGGCGCGAGGCCGAGCTGGGCCCGcggccggagcggggccggggctgggcctgggcgcTGTGGGAGCTGCGGGCGCCGGTGCCCGCgggggccaggctggagctcgTCTGCAAGGCCGTGGACCGGAGCTACAACGTCCAACCCGACACCGTGGGGCCCATCTGGAACCTGCGCGGGGTCCTCAGCAACGCCTGGCACCGCGTCCCCATCACCGTCACCAAGTGA
- the SUOX gene encoding sulfite oxidase, mitochondrial isoform X2 has product MLLLRAMAGRRLPPLMQLPRGCSRLAAGSAAPGGHREATAGGHREATPGGHREATSGGGHRGAAPGGHRGAAPVLAALLGLGVVLAYGERRRRTAQAARATPAPQFPRYTRAEVAQHRTPKERVWVTYGTDVFDVTEFVEMHPGGPDKILLAAGGALEPFWALYAVHGQPHVLELLREYKVGELSPEDAAPPPGDTADPFAGDPPRHPALRVNSLKPFNAEPPPELLTQSFLTPNELFFTRNHLPVPAVEPGSYRLRVEGPGGRALSLSLPELRQRFPKHEVTATLQCAGNRRSEMSRVRPVKGLAWDIGAISTARWGGARLRDVLLAAGVRDSTGDGEWHVCFEGLDADASGTPYGASIPLKRALSAEAEVLLAYEMNGRELPRDHGFPVRVVVPGVVGARSVKWLRSVAVSPSESPSHWQQNDYKGFCPSVDWDSVDFGAAPAIQELPVQSAITEPRPGAAVPAGELTVKGYAWSGGGREVVRVDVSLDGGRTWREAELGPRPERGRGWAWALWELRAPVPAGARLELVCKAVDRSYNVQPDTVGPIWNLRGVLSNAWHRVPITVTK; this is encoded by the exons atGCTGCTGCTCCGGGCCATGGCCGGCCGCAG gcTCCCGCCGCTGATGCAGCTGCCCCGCGGCTGCTCCCGGTTGGCCGCCGGTAGCGCGGCCccggggggacaccgggaaGCGACAGCGGGGGGACACCGGGAAGCGACACCGGGAGGACACCGGGAAGCGACATCCGGGGGGGGACACCGAGGAGCGGCCCCGGGAGGACACCGAGGAGCGGCCCCGGTGCTGGCGGCGCTGCTCGGGCTCGGGGTCGTCCTGGCCTACGGAGAGCGGCGGCGGAGG ACCGCCCAGGCCGCCCGGGCCACCCCCGCGCCGCAGTTCCCCCGGTACACGCGGGCGGAGGTGGCGCAGCACCGCACCCCGAAGGAGCGCGTGTGGGTCACCTACGGCACCGACGTGTTCGACGTTACCGAATTCGTGGAGATGCACCCGGGGGGACCGGACAAGATCCTGCTGGCGGCCGGGGGAGCCCTGGAGCCCTTCTGGGCTCTCTACGCCGTTCACGGCCAGCCCCACGTCCTGGAGCTGCTCCGCGAATACAAAGTGGGCGAGCTGAGCCCCGAGGACGCGGCGCCGCCACCGGGGGACACCGCGGACCCGTTCGCCGGGGACCCCCCGCGCCACCCGGCGCTGCGGGTGAACAGCCTGAAGCCTTTTAACGCCGAGCCGCCGCCGGAGCTGCTCACGCAGAGCTTCCTGACGCCCAACGAGCTTTTCTTCACCCGCAACCACCTCCCGGTGCCCGCCGTGGAGCCGGGCTCCTACCGGCTGCGCGTGGAGGGGCCCGGTGGCCGCGCGTTGTCGCTGTCGCTGCCGGAGCTGCGGCAGCGCTTCCCGAAGCACGAGGTGACGGCCACGCTGCAGTGCGCCGGGAACCGGAGATCCGAGATGAGCCGCGTCCGGCCGGTCAAGGGGCTGGCGTGGGACATCGGTGCCATCAGCACGGCGCGCTGGGGAGGAGCCCGGCTCCGGGACGTGCTGCTGGCCGCCGGTGTCCGCGACAGCACCGGCGACGGCGAGTGGCACGTGTGCTTCGAAGGGCTGGACGCGGACGCTTCGGGGACGCCGTACGGAGCGTCCATCCCGTTAAAACGGGCGCTGAGCGCCGAGGCCGAGGTGCTGCTGGCGTACGAGATGAACGGGCGGGAGCTGCCGCGGGATCACGGCTTCCCGGTGCGCGTGGTGGTGCCCGGCGTGGTCGGGGCGCGCAGCGTGAAGTGGCTGCGGAGCGTGGCGGTGTCGCCCTCCGAGAGCCCGAGCCACTGGCAGCAGAACGACTACAAAGGGTTCTGTCCGTCCGTGGATTGGGATTCCGTGGATTTCGGGGCCGCCCCCGCCATCCAGGAGCTGCCGGTGCAGTCGGCGATCAccgagccccggcccggcgccgcCGTGCCCGCCGGGGAGCTGACGGTGAAGGGATACGCGTGGAGcggaggaggaagggaggtgGTCAGG GTGGACGTGTCCCTGGACGGGGGCCGGACGTGGCGCGAGGCCGAGCTGGGCCCGcggccggagcggggccggggctgggcctgggcgcTGTGGGAGCTGCGGGCGCCGGTGCCCGCgggggccaggctggagctcgTCTGCAAGGCCGTGGACCGGAGCTACAACGTCCAACCCGACACCGTGGGGCCCATCTGGAACCTGCGCGGGGTCCTCAGCAACGCCTGGCACCGCGTCCCCATCACCGTCACCAAGTGA